The sequence GAGTCCGACACCAGCCTGACCGGAGAGCCCATGTACCTTCATCCCCTTTTCACGCCACTGTCGCAGGCAGATCGCGATGCACTCCGGGATGCGACCGAACTGCTCACCTACAAGCGGAACCAGTTGGTAAGGGCGGCGGGTGAACCGTGCCAGCAGGTGTATTGCGTTGCCACCGGCCTGCTTCGCGTCGCCCGGCACAGCCGCGAGAGCAGCGAGGAGGTGACGACCGACTTCATCCAGCGCAGCGATTTCTTCCTGCCGCCGTCGTGGGCCGGGGACACGTTCGAGTGTCCCGCGACCCTCGTCGCGGCGCTGCCTTGCGTCATCTATGCGGCGCCCGTGAAGCACCTGCGCGCCCTGTGCACGAAATATCCCGGGCTGGCGCTGGGCCTGCTCGAACTCGAGGCCCGGCGCATCGGCATGCTGCGCACGCAACTGCGCCGGGTGACGACC comes from Variovorax sp. J2L1-78 and encodes:
- a CDS encoding Crp/Fnr family transcriptional regulator, producing MYLHPLFTPLSQADRDALRDATELLTYKRNQLVRAAGEPCQQVYCVATGLLRVARHSRESSEEVTTDFIQRSDFFLPPSWAGDTFECPATLVAALPCVIYAAPVKHLRALCTKYPGLALGLLELEARRIGMLRTQLRRVTTSSATKIVGRVLHELTQWAPAERGGYDKRITQTIIASYSGISREMVNKTMKDMESRGLVTKDAQGIHVPASFASTDFDAVLLDHDPVTEAAHPGPGEAMLDLPPMKQNYPQNS